The proteins below come from a single Saccharophagus degradans 2-40 genomic window:
- a CDS encoding YebC/PmpR family DNA-binding transcriptional regulator, which produces MGRAFQNRKESMAKTSDQNAKVYSKYSREIYTCAKSGGVDPDGNLSLRSLLDRAKKDQVPSHVIQKAIDKAKGGGGEDFATARYEGFGPGNCMVIVDCLTDNPNRTYGDVRTCFNKAKAKIGSQGTVMHMFDHCAIFVFAGDDEEAILEALMMADVDVTDIECEDGKITVFTPHTEYGKAKTALAEVTNGAEFEVDEIQFVPQTQTAISGDDIEVFEKFLSMLDDLDDVQNVYHNAEY; this is translated from the coding sequence ATGGGCAGAGCCTTCCAAAACCGTAAAGAATCCATGGCGAAAACCTCGGATCAGAACGCCAAGGTTTACAGTAAATACAGCCGTGAAATATACACGTGTGCCAAATCTGGCGGCGTAGACCCAGATGGCAACTTGAGCTTGCGCAGCCTGCTAGACAGAGCCAAAAAAGACCAAGTACCCAGCCACGTTATTCAAAAAGCCATAGACAAAGCAAAAGGCGGTGGCGGCGAAGACTTTGCTACCGCACGCTACGAGGGCTTTGGCCCAGGCAACTGCATGGTTATTGTGGATTGCCTAACCGACAACCCTAACCGCACCTACGGCGACGTGCGCACCTGCTTTAACAAGGCTAAAGCCAAAATAGGCAGCCAAGGCACGGTAATGCACATGTTCGACCACTGTGCGATTTTTGTGTTTGCCGGTGACGACGAAGAAGCCATTTTAGAAGCGTTAATGATGGCCGATGTCGATGTGACCGATATAGAGTGTGAAGACGGTAAAATTACGGTATTTACACCCCACACTGAATACGGCAAAGCGAAAACCGCCTTGGCCGAAGTGACCAACGGCGCCGAATTTGAAGTGGACGAAATTCAATTTGTACCACAAACCCAAACCGCAATTAGCGGCGACGACATTGAAGTATTCGAAAAATTCTTAAGTATGCTAGACGACTTGGACGATGTGCAAAACGTTTACCATAACGCTGAATACTAA
- the tpx gene encoding thiol peroxidase: MATVTLKGNAFNTVGNLPSAGSAAPDFKLVKTDLSEVSLADFAGKKLILNIFPSVDTGTCATSVRTFNEKAASLENTAVLCVSLDLPFALGRFCGAEGIDKVDSASGFRSSFGADYGVAFQDGPLAGLYSRSIVVIDESGKVAYVEQVAETVDEPNYEAALAAL; the protein is encoded by the coding sequence ATGGCTACAGTTACCCTAAAAGGCAATGCATTTAATACCGTTGGCAACCTACCTTCAGCAGGCAGCGCCGCCCCAGACTTCAAACTTGTTAAAACCGATTTGAGCGAAGTATCGCTTGCAGACTTTGCCGGCAAAAAGCTCATCTTGAACATTTTTCCATCAGTAGATACCGGCACCTGTGCCACATCCGTACGCACTTTTAACGAAAAAGCAGCAAGCTTAGAAAACACCGCTGTACTGTGTGTATCTTTAGACTTACCTTTCGCCCTAGGCCGTTTTTGCGGTGCAGAAGGCATAGATAAAGTAGATTCAGCATCTGGCTTCCGCTCTAGCTTTGGTGCCGATTACGGCGTTGCCTTCCAAGACGGTCCTTTGGCTGGCTTGTACTCACGTAGCATTGTTGTTATCGACGAAAGCGGCAAAGTAGCTTACGTAGAGCAAGTAGCAGAAACCGTAGATGAGCCTAACTACGAAGCAGCTTTAGCCGCACTATAA
- a CDS encoding SMI1/KNR4 family protein — MINEIAEMLAARSLKTAYPLELPTMDDIVEAHEAMLISVPADFRDYLLHSSNCIYGRLEPVTVADRNSHTYLPEVAAEAWSRGMPREMIPLCVDGDNVYCVAEDGEVFLWEGDDDMESVAEDVWQWVRDVWLES; from the coding sequence GTGATTAATGAAATTGCCGAAATGCTTGCCGCCCGCTCTTTAAAAACGGCCTACCCGTTAGAGCTGCCCACAATGGACGACATAGTTGAAGCACACGAAGCCATGCTAATATCTGTGCCCGCCGATTTTAGAGATTACCTGCTGCACTCTAGCAACTGCATATATGGGCGTTTAGAGCCTGTTACGGTAGCCGATCGCAACAGCCACACCTACCTGCCAGAAGTAGCCGCCGAAGCTTGGTCTCGCGGTATGCCGCGTGAAATGATCCCCCTATGTGTAGACGGCGATAATGTTTATTGCGTAGCAGAAGATGGCGAAGTGTTTTTGTGGGAAGGCGACGACGACATGGAATCCGTTGCAGAAGATGTATGGCAGTGGGTGCGCGATGTATGGCTAGAGAGCTAG
- the ylqF gene encoding ribosome biogenesis GTPase YlqF — MLINWYPGHMNKARNKVKEIMPAVDVVIEVLDARLPASSTNPMIETLRGDKPYLKVLSKSDLADPTITKAWQAFFREQRNMDSLAITTDKVSIAKTIPDRIRKLLPNRGTSLKPIRALIMGIPNVGKSTLINTLAGKKIAPVGNEPAVTKAQQKIRISDNFFLIDTPGMTWPGSKNEMINYRLAASGAIRDTALEYDDLAVFAMDYMLQRYPEAIRKRYQFDELCESATAMLEELAMKRGCKKNGLPDLTRIGELFVRELRAGKLGRFSLEEPLVSYRKRE; from the coding sequence ATGTTAATTAATTGGTATCCGGGCCATATGAATAAGGCGCGGAACAAAGTAAAAGAAATTATGCCCGCGGTGGATGTAGTTATTGAAGTGCTGGATGCGCGACTGCCAGCTTCGAGCACCAACCCCATGATAGAAACCCTGCGTGGCGACAAACCCTACCTAAAGGTGCTGAGTAAATCGGACCTCGCTGACCCTACTATTACTAAGGCTTGGCAGGCGTTTTTTCGCGAGCAGCGCAATATGGATTCCTTGGCGATTACTACCGATAAGGTATCCATAGCCAAAACTATCCCCGATCGTATTCGCAAGCTATTACCTAATAGGGGCACGTCTTTAAAGCCCATTCGCGCATTAATTATGGGTATTCCCAATGTGGGTAAATCCACCCTTATTAATACGCTGGCGGGCAAAAAAATTGCACCGGTTGGCAACGAGCCTGCGGTAACCAAAGCGCAACAAAAAATACGTATTTCCGATAACTTCTTTTTAATAGACACCCCAGGAATGACCTGGCCTGGCTCTAAAAACGAAATGATCAATTACCGGTTGGCGGCTAGTGGTGCCATACGCGATACCGCATTGGAGTACGATGATTTAGCGGTATTCGCTATGGATTACATGCTGCAACGCTACCCAGAGGCAATACGCAAACGCTACCAGTTTGATGAGCTTTGTGAATCGGCCACGGCAATGCTAGAAGAGTTAGCCATGAAGCGGGGCTGTAAGAAAAACGGTTTGCCCGACTTAACCCGTATTGGCGAATTGTTTGTACGCGAGCTGCGCGCAGGTAAATTGGGGCGGTTCAGCCTAGAAGAACCTTTGGTAAGCTATAGAAAAAGAGAGTAA
- a CDS encoding FKBP-type peptidyl-prolyl cis-trans isomerase, with product MSDNQYTTVEQRVSYGIGRQMGDQLASNPFEGVEPSAVAQGVIDALEGKESPVSPEDLNEAFRVIREKLEAEEKERAKTMGAEGEAFLAENAKKEGVTVTESGLQYEILTEGTGEKPKATSTVKTHYHGTLIDGTVFDSSVERGQPAEFPVNGVIAGWTEALQLMPVGSKWRLSIPYQLAYGERGAGGAIKPFAALVFDVELLEIVA from the coding sequence ATGTCGGATAACCAATACACCACCGTTGAACAACGTGTAAGCTACGGCATCGGCCGTCAAATGGGCGACCAACTTGCCAGCAACCCTTTCGAAGGCGTTGAACCATCTGCCGTTGCACAGGGTGTAATAGACGCGCTTGAGGGCAAAGAAAGCCCAGTAAGCCCAGAAGATTTAAACGAAGCTTTCCGCGTTATCCGCGAAAAACTTGAAGCCGAAGAAAAAGAGCGCGCAAAAACAATGGGCGCTGAAGGCGAAGCCTTTTTAGCTGAGAACGCCAAAAAAGAAGGCGTAACTGTTACCGAATCTGGCTTGCAGTACGAAATTTTAACCGAAGGCACTGGCGAAAAACCAAAAGCCACTTCAACCGTTAAAACTCACTACCACGGCACCTTAATTGACGGCACTGTGTTTGACAGCTCTGTAGAGCGCGGCCAACCAGCAGAATTCCCCGTTAACGGTGTAATCGCAGGCTGGACCGAAGCCCTACAATTGATGCCAGTAGGCTCTAAATGGCGCTTATCTATCCCTTACCAGCTAGCCTACGGCGAGCGCGGTGCTGGCGGCGCAATTAAGCCTTTCGCAGCACTTGTGTTCGACGTTGAATTGTTGGAAATTGTTGCCTAA
- a CDS encoding DUF1415 domain-containing protein yields MEDSTQAVVNSVKQWLANVVIGLNLCPFAGKPTAEGKVRFSVSSAVDEEQLINELKAELELLDTKPEVETTLLILPSYLDDFYEYNNFLDWVDGLLQKYKWEGVYQVASFHPKYCFAGAHPDDAENLTNRSPYPLLHLIREASLEAVLAHYPNPDEIPERNIDTVEGLSAEQTRALFPYLFSR; encoded by the coding sequence ATGGAAGATTCAACGCAAGCAGTAGTAAATAGCGTAAAGCAATGGCTAGCCAATGTGGTTATTGGGTTAAACCTTTGCCCCTTTGCGGGTAAGCCTACTGCAGAGGGTAAGGTGCGGTTTAGCGTCAGCAGCGCTGTGGATGAAGAGCAGCTAATAAACGAGCTAAAAGCAGAGCTAGAGTTGTTGGACACTAAGCCAGAAGTAGAAACTACCTTGCTAATACTGCCCAGCTACCTTGATGATTTTTATGAGTACAACAACTTTTTAGATTGGGTAGATGGCCTGCTGCAAAAATATAAATGGGAAGGCGTGTACCAAGTGGCGAGTTTCCACCCCAAATATTGTTTTGCTGGGGCGCATCCAGACGACGCGGAAAACCTGACTAACCGTTCGCCATACCCCTTATTGCATCTTATTCGCGAGGCCAGCCTAGAGGCTGTACTGGCGCATTACCCCAACCCAGACGAAATACCCGAGCGCAATATTGACACGGTAGAAGGCCTAAGCGCCGAGCAAACTCGCGCGCTGTTTCCCTATTTGTTTAGCCGATAA